From a single Meles meles chromosome 21, mMelMel3.1 paternal haplotype, whole genome shotgun sequence genomic region:
- the TRIM50 gene encoding E3 ubiquitin-protein ligase TRIM50 translates to MAGQVSVPELEDRLQCPICLEVFKEPMMLQCGHSYCKGCLVSLSRHLDSELRCPVCRQEVDSSSPPPNVSLARVIEALQFPGDAEPKVCEHHRNPLSLFCERDQELICGLCGLLGSHQHHRVTPVSTVYSRMKEELAALISDLKQEQKKVDEHIAKLGNNRTRIVNESDIFSWVIRREFQELHHLVDEEKARCLEGLEGHTRGLVASLDMQLEQAQGTQERLVQAEHILEQFSNESHHEFIRKYHSVASRAELQQARPLEGTFSPISFKPGLHQADIKLTVWKRLFRKVLPAPESLKLDPATAHPLLELSKGNTVVQCGLLAQRRASQPERFDYSTCVLASRGFSWGRHYWEVVVGNKSDWRLGVIKGTASRKGKLSKSPDNGVWLIGLKEGRVYEAFGCPRVPLPVAGHPHRIGVYLHYERGELTFFDADRPDDLRLLYTFQADFQGKLYPILDTCWHERGSNTLPMVLSPPSGPAHLSPPQPTKL, encoded by the exons ATGGCGGGGCAGGTGAGCGTGCCCGAGCTGGAGGACCGCCTTCAGTGCCCCATCTGCTTGGAGGTCTTCAAGGAGCCCATGATGCTGCAGTGTGGCCACTCCTACTGCAAGGGCTGCCTGGTGTCCCTGTCCCGCCACCTGGACTCAGAGCTCCGCTGCCCAGTATGCCGACAGGAGGTGGATAGCAGCAGCCCCCCGCCCAACGTGTCCCTGGCACGGGTGATTGAAGCCTTACAGTTCCCAGGGGACGCAGAGCCCAAGGTCTGTGAGCACCACCGGAACCCGCTCAGCCTCTTCTGTGAGAGGGACCAGGAGCTCATCTGTGGCCTCTGTGGCCTGCTGGGCTCCCACCAGCATCACCGTGTCACACCCGTCTCCACAGTCTACAGCCGCATGAAG GAGGAGCTGGCGGCCCTCATCTCCGACCTGAAGCAGGAGCAGAAGAAGGTGGACGAGCACATTGCCAAGTTGGGCAACAACCGCACCCGCATCGTC AATGAATCCGATATCTTCAGCTGGGTGATTCGCCGCGAGTTCCAGGAGCTGCACCACCTGGTGGATGAGGAGAAGGCCCGCTGCCTGGAGGGGTTGGAAGGTCATACCCGTGGCCTCGTGGCCTCCCTGGACATGCAGCTGGAGCAGGCCCAGGGCACTCAGGAGCGGCTGGTGCAGGCTGAGCACATCCTGGAGCAGTTCAGTAATGAGAGTCACCATGAGTTCATCCGG AAGTATCACTCCGTGGCCTCCAG AGCAGAGCTCCAGCAGGCCCGGCCTCTGGAGGGCACCTTCAGCCCCATCTCCTTCAAGCCAGGCCTCCACCAGGCTGACATCAAGCTGACTGTGTGGAAGAGGCTCTTCCGGAAGGTTCTGCCAG CCCCGGAGTCCCTCAAGCTAGACCCTGCCACCGCCCACCCCCTCCTGGAACTCTCCAAGGGCAACACAGTGGTGCAGTGCGGCCTCCTGGCCCAGCGGCGGGCCAGCCAGCCGGAGCGCTTTGACTACAGTACATGCGTCCTGGCCAGCCGGGGCTTCTCCTGGGGCCGCCACTACTGGGAGGTCGTGGTGGGCAACAAGAGCGACTGGCGCCTGGGGGTCATCAAGGGCACGGCCAGTCGCAAGGGCAAGTTGAGCAAGTCCCCGGACAACGGCGTGTGGCTCATCGGCCTGAAGGAGGGCCGCGTGTATGAGGCCTTCGGCTGCCCCCGGGTGCCCCTGCCTGTGGCCGGCCACCCGCACCGCATCGGCGTCTACCTGCACTACGAACGCGGGGAGCTCACGTTCTTCGATGCTGACCGCCCCGACGACCTGCGGCTGCTCTACACGTTCCAGGCTGACTTCCAGGGCAAGCTCTACCCCATCCTGGACACGTGTTGGCACGAAAGGGGCAGCAACACCCTCCCGATGGTGCTGTCCCCGCCCAGCGGGCCTGCCCACCTAAGCCCCCCGCAGCCCACCAAGCTGTAG